The window ATTCGCCGTGACGCCGGCGTCCGATCCGCTGCCCGTCGAGCCCGAGCCGGCGGAGGTCAGCCGGTTGCGTGACCGTGAGCCGGTCCCGTCGCGTCCGACCTCACTCGAACGACCCGCGTACGGCGACACCGACCTCGACATCCCGAGCTTCCTGCGCCAGCCGAACCGCGAACGCGAGTAAGGCGGCTCGGCATGGACCGATGAGCCCCGGCTGCGGCCGGGGCTCGTTGCGTACCGGGACATGACCGATACCGATCCGCTGGTCGCTGCCATCGCCGAGCGCTGGGCCCACGTTCAGGCCCGCATCCATGCCGCCGCCGCGGACGCGGGCCGCGATCCGGCCCGCGTTCGGGTGGTGGCGGTCAGCAAAGGCTTCGGGATCGACGTCGTCCGCGCCGCGCGCCGCGCCGGACTGGAGCGGTTTGGGGAGAACCGAGTGCAGGAAGCCGAGGCCAAGGTCGTCTCCGTGCCCGACGTGGAGTGGCATCTCGTCGGCCACCTGCAGGCGAACAAGGCGCGGCGGGCGGTGGTCATGTTCCCGTGGCTCGGGGCCATCGATTCGGTGGCCCTGCTGGAACGAATTGACGCCCTCGCCGACGAGCTGCGCCTGCGGCCACGGGTCCTGCTCCAGGTCAACCTGACCGGATCGGCGTCCCAGCACGGTTTCGGGCTGAGCGCGCTCGGATCCGGAGGCAGCGACCGCGCGGGGCTGGCCCGG is drawn from Chloroflexota bacterium and contains these coding sequences:
- a CDS encoding YggS family pyridoxal phosphate-dependent enzyme; translated protein: MTDTDPLVAAIAERWAHVQARIHAAAADAGRDPARVRVVAVSKGFGIDVVRAARRAGLERFGENRVQEAEAKVVSVPDVEWHLVGHLQANKARRAVVMFPWLGAIDSVALLERIDALADELRLRPRVLLQVNLTGSASQHGFGLSALGSGGSDRAGLARSMASIRAARVEGLMGIGPLTSRVDASRAAFARLRQLRDELEQETAQPLPELSMGMSADLESAVAEGATLVRAGTALFGERPITD